The proteins below are encoded in one region of Chaetodon trifascialis isolate fChaTrf1 chromosome 11, fChaTrf1.hap1, whole genome shotgun sequence:
- the gk5 gene encoding glycerol kinase 5 — MGSQRNGFKKESFIVSVDVGTTSIRCHVYDKEATIRGSCTTEVVPLYPEATHVEMDPDALWNGFIYVVKGAVQDAGVQMRQIEALGISTLRSTFTTWDRRTGLPFHNFITWQDQRAADLVKSWNRSCTMKAIHGVMKVLYFLTRQKRLLAASLVIFSTQHVTFRLVWALTHYKQVRQAVTEGNCCFGTIDTWLLFKLTKGHIHATDYSNASATGMFDSYQMCWSEFLCSLVSLPCSIFPKVENTGHDFGSTDPSIFGVPIPIMSVIADQQAAMFGECCFNVGDVKITMGTGTFMDINTGNKPHTSVAGLYPLVGWKIGSEVVYMAEGNAADTGTAINWARELELFSDVQETSAMAYSVSDSDGVCFVPSFSGLQAPLNDPKACASLMGLKPSTTKSHLVRAILESIAFRNKQLYETMLTETCIPITKIRVDGGVSSNDFVMQLTADLFGRKLARPQHREMSCLGAAFVAGLGVGFWRSKEELKKLHSSDKVFLPREVHEEGACSPRGEYVPILQSWERALRRSMNWYTKP, encoded by the exons ATGGGAAGTCAGAGAAACGGTTTCAAGAAGGAAAGCTTCATCGTGTCAGTGGACGTCGGAACAACATCTATCAGGTGTCATGTTTATGACAAGGAGGCAACAATCCGAGGATCATGCACCACCGAG GTTGTCCCCTTGTATCCAGAGGCAACACATGTGGAGATGGACCCAGACGCACTATGGAACGGGTTTATCTATGTGGTCAAGGGAGCTGTGCAAG ATGCAGGAGTACAAATGCGTCAGATAGAGGCCCTCGGCATTTCAACCCTACGAAGCACCTTCACAACGTGGGACAG GAGAACTGGGCTTCCTTTCCATAACTTCATCACCTGGCAGGACCAGAGGGCTGCAGACCTGGTGAAGTCCTGGAACAGATCCTGCACTATGAAA GCAATCCATGGCGTGATGAAGGTGCTCTACTTCCTGACCAGGCAAAAGCGGTTGCTTGCAGCAAGTCTTGTCATCTTCTCCACTCAACATGTCACCTTTCGCCTCGTGTGGGCCCTGACACACTacaaacag gTTCGTCAAGCAGTGACTGAGGGCAACTGCTGCTTTGGAACAATAGACACCTGGCTGCTATTCAAACTCACTAAAG gACACATCCACGCTACAGACTACTCTAATGCCAGTGCAACAGGAATGTTCGACTCCTATCAG ATGTGTTGGAGTGAGTTTCTCTGCTCTCTTGTGTCTCTGCCTTGCTCCATTTTTCCCAAAGTAGAAAATACAGG CCACGACTTTGGTTCCACAGACCCATCCATCTTCGGCGTGCCCATCCCCATCATGTCAGTG ATAGCGGACCAGCAGGCGGCCATGTTTGGAGAGTGCTGCTTTAATGTTGGCGATGTGAAGATCACCATGGGAACGGGCACCTTCATGGACATCAACACCGGGAACAAACCACATACGTCTGTAGCAG GTCTGTATCCTCTGGTGGGGTGGAAGATCGGCTCAGAGGTGGTGTATATGGCCGAGGGCaatgcagcagacacaggcaCTGCCATCAACTGGGCACGGGAGCTGG AGCTCTTCTCTGACGTCCAGGAGACCAGTGCCATGGCTTACAGTGTCAGTGACTCAGACGGAGTGTGTTTCGTCCCGTCCTTCAGTGGCCTGCAG GCTCCTCTGAATGATCCCAAAGCTTGCGCCTCCCTCATGGGCCTCAAACCTTCCACCACTAAAAGTCACCTGGTTCGTGCCATTCTGGAGTCCATCGCCTTCAG AAACAAGCAGCTATATGAGACCATGCTGACAGAAACTTGCATCCCCATCACAAAGATCAG GGTGGACGGCGGTGTTTCCTCCAATGACTTCGTCATGCAGCTGACTGCAGACCTGTTTGGCAGAAAGTTAGCCAGACCCCAACACCGTGAAATGTCATGTTTAGGGGCTGCATTTGTCGCTGGACTTGGAGTcg GCTTCTGGAGGTCTAAggaagagctgaagaagctgcATAGCAGCGACAAGGTGTTCTTGCCCCGAGAAGTACACGAGGAGGGTGCTTGTAGCCCAAGAGGGGAATACGTCCCCATCCTCCAGAGCTGGGAGAGAGCTCTGCGACGCTCCATGAATTGGTACACCAAGCCTTGA
- the atp1b3a gene encoding sodium/potassium-transporting ATPase subunit beta-3a: MASTEDKPANKENTSSWRDSIYNPRTGEVLGRTASSWALILLFYLVFYCFLAGMFALTMWVLLLTLDDYVPRYRDRVPYPGLVIRPNSLDIMFNKSDPLKYAQYVKHLESFLQRYNDTEQEKNEDCPQGDYYVQDNSEDMTKKACRFKRGFLSLCSGLSDTNFGYAEGKPCVLLKMNRIIGLKPRGDPYINCTVKKENPVQMQYFPSEGRIDKMYFPYYGKKAHENYVQPLVAVKLLLTKEDYNKELPVECRVEGSDLRNDDERDKFLGRVTFRIKVVE; encoded by the exons ATGGCGAGCACCGAAGATAAACCGGCCAACAAGGAGAACACGTCCAGCTGGAGGGACTCCATCTACAACCCGAGGACCGGGGAGGTGCTGGGTCGCACGGCCAGCAGCTGGG CCCTCATCCTGCTGTTCTACCTGGTTTTCTACTGTTTCCTGGCCGGTATGTTCGCCCTGACCATGTGGGTGCTGCTGCTCACTCTGGATGACTATGTGCCGAGGTACCGAGACCGCGTTCCCTACCCAG GGTTGGTGATTCGTCCAAACTCACTGGACATCATGTTCAACAAATCCGACCCGCTCAAGTACGCACAGTATGTCAAGCACTTGGAGTCCTTCCTGCAAA GATATAACGACACGGAGCAGGAGAAGAATGAGGACTGCCCGCAAGGAGATTATTATGTGCAGGACAACAGCGAGGACATGACAAAGAAGGCTTGTCGCTTCAAGAGAGGCTTCCTGAGTCTGTGCTCTGGCCTCTCTGACACCAACTTTGGATACGCTGAGGGAAAACCCTGcgtgctgctgaaaatgaacaGG ATCATCGGCCTGAAGCCTCGTGGGGATCCTTACATCAACTGCACAGTAAAA AAAGAAAACCCGGTCCAAATGCAGTATTTCCCCAGCGAGGGGCGAATCGATAAGATGTATTTCCCCTACTATGGCAAGAAAGCCCAT GAGAATTACGTGCAGCCTCTGGTggctgtgaagctgctgctcactAAGGAGGACTACAACAAGGAGCTGCCGGTGGAGTGCAGGGTGGAGGGCTCTGACCTCCGCAACGACGACGAAAGGGACAAGTTCCTGGGCCGCGTCACTTTCAGGATCAAGGTGGTCGAGTGA